The Helicobacter sp. 11S03491-1 sequence TACCATTCCTAAATAATTATTATTTAATATTACATTAATAACGGGAATTTTTTGCTCTACACAAGTCATTAATTCTTGGATATTCATCAAAATAGATCCATCACCTGTAATATTGATTACAATTTTATTTTCTTTGGCAAGTTTGGCTCCCATGCCTGCCGGCAGACCAAATCCCATCGTCCCTAATCCCCCGCTTGTAATAAATTGTCTGGGAAAGTTAAAGGGATAAAATTGTGCTGCCCACATCTGATGCTGCCCTACATCTGTGACAACAAGTGCTTTATCTTTTAGAATTTCACCAATTTTGCTAATTACCCATTGAGGTTTGAGAATTTCTGAGGAATCATTGTATTTGAGGGGATGAGTAGTTTTATATTTAGTAAGCAAATCTCTCCATTCTTTGATAATATTTTTATCATAACCCCCACTTTCTTCAATGAAATGTAAAATATCTTTACAAACATTTTTTAGATCACCAACTATAGGAAAATTTACATCGATTATTTTACCAATTGAACTGGGATCAATATCAATATGAACGATTTTGGCATATTTAGCAAATTCACTTACTTTTCCGGTAACCCGATCATCAAATCTTGCTCCAAGAGAGATTAATAAATCGCATTCATACATTGCCATATTAGCTGCATAAGTTCCATGCATACCAACCATTCCAAGCAAACAAGGATGATTATCAGGAATAATTCCTCTTGCCATGAGAGTTTCTAATGCAGGGATTTGAGTCTTTTCTATGAGTTGTTGGATAATATTGCTTGCATTAGAAATTATTGCCCCTCCACCGATATAAAATAAAGGTTTTTTAGCTATTTTGAGTGCTTCTACAACTTTTTTTATTTGTCTTGAATTACCCTTTGTGGTTGGTTTGTAAGTTCTGAGTGAAACTTCTTGGGGATAATCAAATTCTCCATAAGTGGCACTAATATCTTTAGGTAAATCTACAAGCACAGGACCGGGTCTCCCACTTTTGGCAATATAAAAAGCCTCTTTTAAAATTCTGGGTAATTCTTGAATATTTTTAACCAAAAAATTATGTTTCGTGCAAGGACGGGATATACCTACGGCATCAATTTCTTGAAAGGCATCTGTGCCAATTTGACTGATGGGGACTTGACCGCTAATAATTACTAAAGGAATGGAATCTGTATAAGCTGTTGCAATTCCTGTTACCGCATTTGTAAAACCCGGACCTGAAGTAATA is a genomic window containing:
- a CDS encoding acetolactate synthase large subunit encodes the protein MPTKRLNGSEMLIEALRLEGIKVIFGYPGGAVLNVYDEIFKQNYFRHILTRHEQGAVHAADGYARASGEVGVAIITSGPGFTNAVTGIATAYTDSIPLVIISGQVPISQIGTDAFQEIDAVGISRPCTKHNFLVKNIQELPRILKEAFYIAKSGRPGPVLVDLPKDISATYGEFDYPQEVSLRTYKPTTKGNSRQIKKVVEALKIAKKPLFYIGGGAIISNASNIIQQLIEKTQIPALETLMARGIIPDNHPCLLGMVGMHGTYAANMAMYECDLLISLGARFDDRVTGKVSEFAKYAKIVHIDIDPSSIGKIIDVNFPIVGDLKNVCKDILHFIEESGGYDKNIIKEWRDLLTKYKTTHPLKYNDSSEILKPQWVISKIGEILKDKALVVTDVGQHQMWAAQFYPFNFPRQFITSGGLGTMGFGLPAGMGAKLAKENKIVINITGDGSILMNIQELMTCVEQKIPVINVILNNNYLGMVRQWQSFFYENRFSHTDLSLQPDFVKLTEAFGGKGYRIETKEEFEEALKDAIHSNIPCMLDVVIDRMEHVLPMVPGGAPLNKMILE